A DNA window from Molothrus ater isolate BHLD 08-10-18 breed brown headed cowbird chromosome 2, BPBGC_Mater_1.1, whole genome shotgun sequence contains the following coding sequences:
- the KCTD14 gene encoding BTB/POZ domain-containing protein KCTD14 isoform X2, with protein sequence MSISSEHKPLGKQVTSSLHMLSPIVELNVGGEMYTTTLSTLKKHPGSKLAEMFTGQPKLRTDSEGRFFIDRPGTHFKYILEYLRSNQVPTQCIQDVYKEALFYDIEPLIKQLEDSPQIFGELVARRQFLARVPNYSENIELMIRIARAEAVASRQSSVIVCVVRTEEDAARCQDALNSLDMDKKSVVKFGPWKAVPSISDLLDCIQMDIEAKGYKISFQPHVAEKGFRFKSHDFFYKFLFTWW encoded by the exons ATGAGCATTTCGTCAGAGCACAAGCCCCTTGGGAAGCAGGTCACCAGCAGCCTGCATATG ttgtcaCCAATTGTGGAGTTAAATGTTGGCGGGGAGATGTACACGACAACACTGAGCACCTTGAAGAAACACCCTGGCTCCAAGCTGGCAGAGATGTTCACTGGCCAGCCCAAACTCAGGACTGACTCCGAAGGGAGGTTCTTCATCGACAGGCCAGGCACCCACTTCAAATACATTTTGGAGTACCTGCGCAGTAACCAAGTGCCCACCCAGTGCATCCAGGACGTCTACAAGGAGGCGTTGTTCTATGACATAGAGCCTTTGATCAAGCAGCTTGAGGACTCCCCACAGATCTTTGGGGAGCTCGTGGCAAGGAGGCAGTTTCTGGCTCGTGTGCCCAACTACAGTGAGAACATCGAGCTGATGATCCGCATCGCGAGGGCGGAAGCGGTTGCGTCCCGACAGTCCAGCGTCATCGTATGCGTGGTCAGAACCGAGGAGGACGCAGCCAGGTGTCAGGATGCCTTGAACAGTTTGGACATGGATAAAAAATCTGTGGTGAAGTTTGGCCCCTGGAAGGCTGTGCCCAGTATTTCTGATCTGCTGGACTGCATTCAAATGGACATTGAAGCCAAAGGGTATAAAATATCCTTTCAGCCCCATGTTGCTGAAAAAGGTTTTCGCTTCAAGTCGCATGACTTCTTCTACAAGTTCCTGTTCACCTGGTGGTAA
- the KCTD14 gene encoding BTB/POZ domain-containing protein KCTD14 isoform X1, which yields MSISSEHKPLGKQVTSSLHMVSKLSPIVELNVGGEMYTTTLSTLKKHPGSKLAEMFTGQPKLRTDSEGRFFIDRPGTHFKYILEYLRSNQVPTQCIQDVYKEALFYDIEPLIKQLEDSPQIFGELVARRQFLARVPNYSENIELMIRIARAEAVASRQSSVIVCVVRTEEDAARCQDALNSLDMDKKSVVKFGPWKAVPSISDLLDCIQMDIEAKGYKISFQPHVAEKGFRFKSHDFFYKFLFTWW from the exons ATGAGCATTTCGTCAGAGCACAAGCCCCTTGGGAAGCAGGTCACCAGCAGCCTGCATATGGTGAGTAAG ttgtcaCCAATTGTGGAGTTAAATGTTGGCGGGGAGATGTACACGACAACACTGAGCACCTTGAAGAAACACCCTGGCTCCAAGCTGGCAGAGATGTTCACTGGCCAGCCCAAACTCAGGACTGACTCCGAAGGGAGGTTCTTCATCGACAGGCCAGGCACCCACTTCAAATACATTTTGGAGTACCTGCGCAGTAACCAAGTGCCCACCCAGTGCATCCAGGACGTCTACAAGGAGGCGTTGTTCTATGACATAGAGCCTTTGATCAAGCAGCTTGAGGACTCCCCACAGATCTTTGGGGAGCTCGTGGCAAGGAGGCAGTTTCTGGCTCGTGTGCCCAACTACAGTGAGAACATCGAGCTGATGATCCGCATCGCGAGGGCGGAAGCGGTTGCGTCCCGACAGTCCAGCGTCATCGTATGCGTGGTCAGAACCGAGGAGGACGCAGCCAGGTGTCAGGATGCCTTGAACAGTTTGGACATGGATAAAAAATCTGTGGTGAAGTTTGGCCCCTGGAAGGCTGTGCCCAGTATTTCTGATCTGCTGGACTGCATTCAAATGGACATTGAAGCCAAAGGGTATAAAATATCCTTTCAGCCCCATGTTGCTGAAAAAGGTTTTCGCTTCAAGTCGCATGACTTCTTCTACAAGTTCCTGTTCACCTGGTGGTAA
- the INTS4 gene encoding integrator complex subunit 4: MAAHLKKRVYEEFTKVVQQQHEDLSTKKLRLTKPSKSAALHVDLCKATSPADALQYLLQFARKPVEVESVEGVVRILLEHYYKENDASVRLKIASLLGLLSKTAGFSPDCIMDDAINTLQNEKSHQVLAQLLDTLLVIGTKLPDNPSVRMRLVEVACKHLTDSSHGVRNKCLQLIGCLGPVEKGVAKEAESQAAKDVQKIIGDHFNDQDPRVRTAAIKAMLQLHERGLKLQQAIYSQACKLLADDYEQVRSAAVQLIWVLSQLYPESIVPIPSSNEEIRLVDDAFGKICHMVSDGSWVVRVQAAKLLGSMQQVSSHFLEQTLDKKLMSDLRRKRTAHERAKELYSSGEFSSGRKWGDDAPKEEIDTGAVNLIESGACGAFVHGLEDEMYEVRIAAVEALCMLAQSSPSFAEKCLDFLVDMFNDEIEEVRLQSIHTMRKISNNITLREDQLDTVLAVLEDSSRDIREALHELLCCTNVSTKEGIHLALVELLKNLTKYPTDRESIWKCLKFLGSRHPTLVLPLVPELLSTHPFFDTPEPDMDDPAYIAVLVLIFNAAKSCPTMPALFSDHTFRHYAYLRDSLSHLVPPLRLPGRKLVSSAVSPSITPHEDPSQQFLHQSLERVYSFQHLDPRGIQELLEFTIRDLQRLGELQSELAGMADFTATYLQCQLLLIKALQEKLWNVAAPLYLKQNALASAAAKQILEETYKMEFMYSGVESRQVVIIHHMRLQAKALQLIVTARTTRGVEPLFGMCEKFLQEVDSFQRCFISELPHMQGSFVDKLLDLMPRLVTSKPSEVVKILQATLRQSTFLHLPLPEQLHRATANIIEPTGESDNPLRFTSGLVVALDVDATLEHVQDPQGTVKVQVLYPDGQAQLIHPKPADFRNPGPGRHRLITQVYLSHTAWTEPCQIEVRLLLAYNSNRSKASTRVPKSTWSESLEALPPPENGIEGTIPFSKPVKVYIMPKPARR, translated from the exons ATGGCGGCGCACCTGAAGAAGCGGGTGTACGAGGAGTTCACCAAGGTGGTCCAG cagcagcatgaggaCCTGTCCACCAAGAAGCTGCGGCTGACCAAGCCCAGCAAGTCAGCAGCGCTGCATGTGGACCTGTGCAAAGCCACCTCACCTGCAGATGCCTTGCAGTACCTGCTCCAGTTTGCCAGGAAGCCTGTGGAAGTGGAGAGCGTGGAAGGGGTTGTCAGGATCCTGCTGGAGCATTATTACAAG GAGAATGATGCCTCTGTAAGGCTGAAGATTGCATCCTTGCTGGGGTTGTTGTCAAAGACTGCAGGATTTTCCCCAGACTGCATTATGGATGATGCCATTAACACCCTTCAGAATGAGA AGTCCCACCAAGTCCTTGCTCAGCTGCTGGACACCCTGTTAGTGATCGGCACAAAACTCCCAGACAATCCATCTGTCAGGATGAGGCTGGTAGAGGTAGCCTGCAAG CATCTGACAGATTCTTCTCATGGTGTAAGGAATAAGTGTCTTCAGCTAATTGGCTGTCTTGGCCCAGTGGAAAAAGGTGTTGCAAAAGAGGCTGAAAGCCAGGCGGCCAAAGATGTCCAGAAGATAATAGGAGATCATTTTAATGATCAGGACCCTCGAGTTAGGACTGCAGCTATAAAAGCCATG cTACAGCTTCATGAAAGAGGACTAAAGTTACAGCAAGCTATTTATAGTCAG GCCTGCAAGCTGTTGGCAGATGATTACGAGCAAGTGCGCAGTGCTGCAGTTCAGCTGATTTGGGTCCTCAGTCAGCTTTACCCTGAAAG CATTGTCCCGATTCCTTCTTCTAATGAAGAAATTCGCTTGGTTGATGATGCCTTTGGAAAAATTTGCCATATGGTTAGTGATGGTTCCTGGGTTGTAAGAGTACAAGCTGCAAAGTTATTG ggtTCTATGCAACAAGTTAGCTCCCATTTCTTGGAGCAGACCCTTGACAAGAAGCTCATGTCAGATCTGAGG AGGAAGCGCACTGCACATGAACGAGCCAAAGAGCTCTACAGCTCTGGGGAGTTTTCAAgtggcagaaagtggggagaCGATGCTCCCAAAGAGGAAATCGATACTGGTGCTGTGAACTTGATTGAATCAGGAGCTTGTGGGGCTTTTGTTCATGGCCTGGAAGATGAGATGTATG AGGTTCGAATTGCTGCGGTTGAAGCCCTGTGTATGTTGGCTCAGTCCTCGCCTTCTTTTGCGGAGAAATGCCTGGATTTTCTGGTTGACATGTTTAATGATGAAATTGAGGAGGTCAGGTTGCAGTCAATACACACAATGAGAAAAATCTCCAACAACATCACTCTGCGGGAAGACCAGCTGGATACTGTGTTGGCTGTCTTGGAG gATTCTTCAAGGGACATTCGGGAAGCACTTCATGAACTGTTGTGTTGCACCAATGTTTCAACTAAAGAAGGCATCCATCTTGCACTGGTGGAGCTGCTGAAAAACCTGACCAAGTATCCCACTGACAGAGAATCCATATGGAA ATGCTTGAAGTTCCTGGGAAGCAGGCATCCCACTTTGGTGCTTCCATtagtcccagagctgctgagcacacaTCCGTTCTTCGACACTCCGGAACCAGACATGGATGACCCAGCCT ACATTGCTGTTCTGGTTCTGATTTTTAATGCTGCGAAAAGTTGCCCAACAATGCCTGCCCTGTTCTCTGACCATACATTCAGACATTATGCGTATCTTCGGGACAGTCTCTCTCACCTGGTCCCTCCACTAAGA TTGCCAGGTAGAAAGCTGGTGTCCTCTGCTGTCTCTCCCAGTATTACCCCACATGAAGATCCTTCCCAGCAGTTCCTGCATCAGAGCCTGGAGAGGGTTTACAGCTTTCAGCACCTCGACCCACGGGGCatacaggagctgctggaatttACCATCCG TGATCTTCAGAGGCTTGGAGAGCTGCAGTCAGaactggcagggatggcagatTTCACTGCAACTTACCTTCAGtgtcagctgctcctcatcaaG gcCTTGCAGGAGAAGTTGTGGAATGTGGCAGCTCCCCTGTACCTGAAACAGAATGCGTTGGCATCTGCTGCAGCAAAACAG ATCCTGGAAGAAACTTACAAAATGGAGTTCATGTACAGCGGAGTGGAAAGCAGACAAGTGGTCATTATTCACCACATGAGACTGCAAGCCAAGGCCTTGCAGCTGATAGTGACTGCCCGCACCACCAGAGG agtGGAACCTCTTTTTGGGATGTGTGAAAAATTCCTCCAAGAAGTGGATTCCTTTCAGAG GTGTTTCATCTCTGAGCTTCCACATATGCAAGGCAGTTTTGTAGATAAATTGCTGGACTTAATGCCCAGACTTGTGACATCCAAGCCTTCAGAAGTGGTCAAGATTCTTCAGGCAACACTGCGACAAAGTACCTTCCTCCACCTTCCTCTTCCAGAGCAG CTCCATAGAGCCACTGCAAACATCATTGAGCCTACTGGTGAATCTGATAATCCCCTGAGGTTTACATCAGGATTGGTTGTGGCACTGGATGTTGATGCAACTCTGGAACATGTTCAGGATCCCCAAGGAACTGTTAAAGTTCAA GTGTTGTATCCAGATGGACAAGCACAGCTAATCCATCCTAAACCAGCTGACTTCCGAAATCCTGGCCCTGGGAGGCACAGGCTGATAACTCAGGTTTACCTCTCTCACACAGCCTGGACAG agccaTGTCAGATTGAAGTGCGATTGCTGCTGGCTTACAACTCCAACAGGAGCAAGGCATCTACCAGAGTTCCTAAATCTACCTGGAGTGAGAGCTTGGAGGCTCTCCCACCCCCTGAAAATGGCATAGAGGGGACCATCCCCTTCAGCAAACCTGTCAAGGTGTATATAATGCCCAAACCTGCCAGGCGGTGA